From Micromonospora rhizosphaerae, the proteins below share one genomic window:
- a CDS encoding glycoside hydrolase family 15 protein translates to MDSYPGVEAHGLIGDLQTAALVAMDGTLDWFCAPRFDSPSLFGGLLDRRRGGHFKVSPEGVEYVSKQLYLPGTPILITRFLSADGVGELVDFMPVAGDQPTDRHRLVRMLRMVRGTMRFRIDCQPRFNYGRDPHDLDEYPEGHVFRSSALSLTTNIVRYPETRPGEQGARRKEGGIWAIATLRQGEAGGVVLETGVSPDRPRFYTSGEVQELLEQTRDFWRRWLARSRYTGRWREMVERSAITLKLMTYAPTGGLVAAPTTGLPEQIGGQRNWDYRYTWIRDASISVHTLLKLGFTDETWRYMHWVDDRVREARDREVPLQIMYRVDGSPDLSEEVLDHFEGYRGSAPVRVGNGAANQLQLDIYGEVLNGLHEADNHDLQPSHELWLNTVRLVDWVCKHWDQPEDGIWETRGGRQDFTYGRLMSWVALDRAVRLAHRRGRPADTDRWVRNRNQIYEQIMARGFHPGRGAFVQHYATDVLDASLLAMPGVGLVSSVDPMWQSTLRAMDAELVSDSLVYRYDPNASPDGLPGQESTFTMCTFWYVQALAQSGRLDDATLTFEKMLTYSSPLGLYSEEIAPTGEQTGNFPQAFSHLSLIGAAVDLDRLLDARP, encoded by the coding sequence GTGGACTCATACCCTGGGGTGGAGGCCCACGGCTTGATTGGTGATCTGCAGACCGCGGCGTTGGTGGCGATGGACGGGACGCTGGACTGGTTCTGCGCCCCTCGGTTCGACTCGCCGAGCCTGTTCGGCGGTTTGCTTGATCGGCGCAGGGGTGGGCACTTCAAGGTGTCGCCGGAGGGCGTCGAGTACGTGAGCAAGCAGTTGTACCTGCCCGGTACGCCGATCCTGATCACCCGTTTTCTCAGCGCGGACGGCGTGGGTGAACTGGTGGATTTCATGCCCGTCGCGGGGGATCAGCCTACCGACCGCCACCGCCTGGTGCGGATGCTGCGGATGGTCCGAGGCACGATGCGGTTCCGGATCGACTGCCAACCCCGCTTCAACTACGGGCGGGATCCGCACGACCTCGACGAATACCCCGAGGGGCACGTTTTCCGCAGCTCTGCGCTCTCCCTCACCACGAACATAGTTCGATACCCCGAAACCCGGCCCGGCGAGCAGGGAGCCCGGCGTAAGGAGGGGGGCATATGGGCGATCGCAACGCTGCGCCAGGGCGAGGCCGGGGGTGTCGTCCTGGAAACAGGCGTGTCGCCTGACCGGCCGCGCTTCTACACGTCGGGCGAGGTGCAGGAGCTGCTGGAGCAGACCCGCGACTTCTGGCGGCGGTGGCTGGCCCGCAGCCGCTACACCGGCCGCTGGCGGGAAATGGTCGAGCGCTCCGCGATCACGCTCAAACTCATGACGTACGCGCCGACCGGCGGGCTGGTCGCCGCCCCCACCACCGGGCTGCCCGAGCAAATCGGCGGCCAGCGCAACTGGGACTACCGCTACACCTGGATCCGCGACGCGTCAATCTCCGTACACACCCTGCTCAAGCTGGGCTTCACCGACGAAACGTGGCGGTACATGCACTGGGTCGACGACCGGGTCCGGGAGGCCAGGGACCGGGAGGTGCCGCTGCAGATCATGTACCGCGTCGACGGCTCACCCGATCTCTCCGAGGAGGTGCTCGACCACTTCGAGGGTTACCGCGGATCAGCGCCCGTGCGGGTCGGCAATGGCGCCGCGAACCAGCTGCAACTCGACATCTATGGCGAGGTACTCAACGGCCTCCACGAGGCCGACAACCATGATCTGCAGCCCTCTCACGAGTTGTGGCTGAACACCGTGCGACTGGTCGACTGGGTCTGCAAGCACTGGGACCAGCCCGAAGACGGGATCTGGGAAACCCGTGGCGGCCGCCAGGACTTCACCTACGGGCGCCTGATGTCGTGGGTGGCTCTCGACCGGGCTGTCCGCCTCGCGCACCGACGCGGACGACCGGCCGACACCGACCGGTGGGTGCGTAACCGAAACCAGATCTACGAACAGATCATGGCCCGTGGCTTCCACCCCGGACGCGGCGCCTTCGTCCAGCACTACGCGACCGACGTCCTGGACGCGTCGCTGCTCGCCATGCCCGGCGTCGGATTAGTCTCGTCAGTGGATCCGATGTGGCAGTCCACGTTGCGAGCCATGGACGCAGAACTGGTTTCCGACAGCCTGGTCTACCGGTACGACCCGAACGCCTCGCCCGACGGACTCCCCGGCCAGGAGAGCACCTTCACCATGTGCACGTTCTGGTACGTCCAGGCCCTCGCGCAGTCCGGACGGCTCGACGACGCCACGCTGACCTTCGAGAAGATGCTCACCTACAGCAGCCCCCTCGGCCTCTACTCAGAGGAGATCGCACCCACCGGCGAGCAGACCGGTAACTTCCCGCAGGCGTTCAGCCACCTCTCCCTGATCGGCGCCGCCGTGGACCTCGACCGCCTACTCGACGCCCGCCCCTGA
- a CDS encoding NADPH-dependent FMN reductase, producing the protein MTRIGIIIGSTRPGRNGEAVARWVHDIATKRGDAEYELVDIKDFNLPHLDEMAPPSLGQYTQPHTLRWADKIASFDGYVFVTPEYNHSTSGALKNAIDFLYAEWNNKAAGFVSYGSVGGTRAVEHLRLVAAELQMADVRAQVALSLFTDFENFSVFKPGAHQEGAVNTMLDQLAAWSGALATLRAGSTMATAQSGT; encoded by the coding sequence ATGACCAGGATTGGCATCATCATCGGCAGCACCCGTCCGGGCCGTAACGGTGAGGCGGTGGCACGCTGGGTACACGACATCGCCACCAAGCGCGGCGACGCCGAGTACGAACTTGTCGACATCAAGGACTTCAACCTGCCGCACCTGGACGAGATGGCGCCCCCGTCGCTCGGGCAGTACACCCAGCCGCACACCCTGCGGTGGGCCGACAAGATCGCCTCGTTCGACGGGTACGTCTTCGTCACGCCGGAGTACAACCACTCCACGTCCGGGGCGCTGAAGAACGCGATCGACTTCCTCTACGCCGAGTGGAACAACAAGGCGGCCGGGTTCGTCAGCTATGGCAGCGTCGGCGGCACCCGGGCGGTGGAGCACCTGCGCCTGGTGGCGGCCGAGTTGCAGATGGCAGACGTACGGGCGCAGGTGGCACTCTCGCTCTTCACCGACTTCGAGAACTTCAGCGTCTTCAAGCCCGGCGCCCATCAGGAGGGTGCGGTGAACACGATGCTCGACCAGTTGGCGGCCTGGAGCGGCGCGTTGGCAACACTCCGGGCTGGCTCGACGATGGCGACGGCCCAGTCCGGTACGTAG